The Streptomyces camelliae genome window below encodes:
- a CDS encoding polysaccharide deacetylase family protein, translating into MNPAARARLARWYARCDAWQGADAALRRSPAQAWFRRRAVGRLAVLGYHGVDDPETFKAHLDLLQRRFVPVSLERVEEAVHGGRALSDHSVLVTFDDGDRSVYTHALPLLAARGVPAVCFVIPGLVGTDAPFWWDEAEHLVRNGGTTHRVPPTRPEITPHTLKLLPERERQLALSELRATATVPSPRPRQLTGAELRELEEGGVVVGNHTLTHPCLDRCDDDQVRREVLEAHERLTHLVGRPPTSFAYPNGNVDERAHRFLAQAGYRSGFLYNHRLATPGACHPLRIDRLVVSSRTSVDRMETILSGLHPALFRAGRGAARAVVGAVQPLSNRS; encoded by the coding sequence GTGAACCCGGCGGCCAGGGCCAGGCTCGCCCGCTGGTACGCGCGATGTGACGCCTGGCAGGGCGCCGACGCCGCGCTGCGCCGCTCGCCCGCTCAGGCATGGTTCCGTCGAAGGGCTGTCGGCCGTCTGGCGGTCCTCGGTTACCACGGCGTGGATGACCCCGAAACCTTCAAGGCTCATCTCGACCTCCTCCAGCGGCGGTTCGTGCCGGTCTCGCTGGAGCGGGTCGAGGAGGCAGTCCATGGTGGCCGGGCGCTGTCGGACCACAGCGTGCTCGTCACGTTCGACGACGGTGACCGCAGCGTGTACACCCATGCGCTGCCGCTGCTGGCGGCGCGCGGCGTTCCGGCCGTCTGCTTCGTCATCCCCGGGCTGGTGGGCACCGACGCCCCTTTCTGGTGGGACGAGGCCGAGCATCTGGTCAGGAACGGCGGCACCACGCACCGGGTACCGCCCACCCGTCCCGAGATCACGCCGCACACCCTGAAGCTGCTGCCAGAACGTGAGCGGCAGCTCGCGCTGTCGGAACTCCGGGCCACGGCCACTGTGCCCAGCCCCCGGCCGCGGCAGCTGACCGGCGCTGAACTGCGGGAGCTGGAGGAGGGCGGTGTCGTCGTCGGCAACCACACGCTGACCCACCCCTGCCTCGACCGGTGCGACGACGATCAGGTGCGGCGAGAGGTGCTGGAGGCACACGAGCGGCTGACGCACCTGGTCGGCCGTCCGCCGACCTCCTTCGCATATCCGAACGGCAACGTCGACGAGCGGGCTCACCGCTTCCTCGCGCAGGCCGGCTATCGCTCCGGATTCCTGTACAACCACCGGCTGGCCACCCCGGGTGCCTGCCATCCCCTGCGCATCGACCGGCTGGTGGTCTCCAGCCGGACCAGCGTGGACCGGATGGAAACCATCCTTTCCGGGCTTCACCCGGCCCTGTTCCGGGCCGGGCGGGGGGCGGCCCGAGCTGTCGTGGGAGCGGTTCAGCCGCTCAGCAACAGGTCCTGA
- a CDS encoding glycosyltransferase family 4 protein encodes MPFLSEFRRSFYRRLEGDLKERGIQLVIAYGEPYSSDQSARRDVIHTEGALRVRQWSAWVAGRPLVYKSLGSLARTADVLVVDQSLRNMELYPQLMRQWTGRGPAVAMWDHGRTYTRPQSALEQSVKYALTRRARWFFSYTAGGAQAVTAHGFPRQRVTVVQNAIDTKALDEAYRDVTPSQITELRQRYGLTAGRTGLFIGALSATKRISFLVEAAENIAGHLPGFRLLVAGTGEERTAIEAAAARTSVVVPVGQAFGEHKALLGAVSDVMLMPGLVGLCAVDSFVLETPIVTTDWPWHAPEFEYLEHGRNAVVAPDDPRQYAASVAELLGSPERLDAIRQECRKDARQYTVEEMSRRFTDGLVRLLQDRRR; translated from the coding sequence GTGCCATTCCTTTCGGAGTTCCGGCGCTCCTTCTATCGCCGCCTGGAAGGGGACCTGAAGGAGCGTGGAATCCAGCTCGTGATCGCCTACGGAGAGCCGTACAGCAGCGATCAAAGCGCGCGCCGGGATGTGATCCACACCGAGGGAGCGTTGCGAGTGAGGCAGTGGAGCGCGTGGGTGGCGGGCCGGCCTCTGGTCTACAAGAGTCTCGGCTCGCTCGCCCGCACGGCGGACGTCCTGGTCGTCGACCAGTCACTGCGGAACATGGAGCTGTATCCCCAGCTCATGCGGCAGTGGACGGGCCGCGGGCCGGCCGTCGCGATGTGGGATCACGGCCGTACGTACACCCGGCCGCAGTCGGCACTGGAACAGTCCGTCAAGTACGCCCTCACCCGGCGTGCCCGCTGGTTCTTCTCCTACACCGCCGGCGGAGCGCAGGCGGTGACCGCGCACGGATTCCCCCGGCAGCGGGTGACAGTGGTCCAGAACGCCATCGACACCAAGGCCCTGGACGAGGCCTACCGAGACGTGACTCCCAGTCAGATCACGGAGCTGCGACAGCGGTACGGCCTGACGGCCGGCCGCACCGGTCTGTTCATCGGAGCCCTCAGCGCCACCAAACGCATCTCCTTCCTCGTCGAAGCCGCCGAGAACATCGCCGGGCACCTGCCCGGATTCAGACTGCTGGTCGCCGGAACCGGCGAGGAGCGGACGGCCATCGAGGCCGCGGCGGCCCGGACATCCGTCGTCGTGCCCGTCGGCCAGGCGTTCGGCGAACACAAGGCGCTGCTGGGCGCCGTGTCAGACGTCATGCTGATGCCCGGCCTCGTGGGGCTGTGCGCGGTCGACTCGTTCGTCCTGGAGACACCCATCGTCACGACCGACTGGCCCTGGCACGCCCCGGAGTTCGAGTACCTCGAACACGGCCGCAACGCCGTCGTCGCTCCGGACGACCCGCGACAGTACGCCGCTTCCGTGGCAGAACTGCTCGGCAGCCCGGAACGGCTCGACGCCATCCGTCAGGAGTGCCGCAAGGACGCCCGGCAGTACACCGTCGAGGAGATGAGCAGGCGGTTCACCGACGGACTCGTCCGCCTCCTCCAGGACCGCCGCCGATGA
- a CDS encoding sugar transferase, producing MPGRTQAQPEREPTRTRRRRHSKPAWYLPTTVAVDAVGAAVSVYMAFRLGAAPHARSYAVVVAVAWVLVRFSRTRYAWRKLGESDKTDAVLRDWLILIVLLTAVKATIGEAFPLRLTLLGLVACLPATVVCQGLMSRHLTARRRDGRAVSRALVVGEAAAVDGLVSCLARRTDHEFVVVAACPIGEATPDPAVPVAARLDQRAPARLLGDARPVLSAARRLDVDIVVVIPGPDMVGDRLRQLSWAVHEDGRPLVVVPGLTEVAQHRVEVSSVAGLTMLRVAPPVRRGVALLLKAVMDHVGAALLLVLLAPVFAALAIAVRLDSPGPILHHQIRVGQGGRHFRLVKFRTMVANAPQLKNQLAGTNEHDGLMFKIRHDPRITRVGRVLRRFSVDELPQLFNVLQGQMSLVGPRPPLPDEVAKYNEVELRRLSVKPGLTGLWQVSGRSDLSWDETVALDLRYVDNWSPSVDFSILCRTLRAVVEGSGAY from the coding sequence ATGCCGGGGCGCACGCAGGCGCAGCCCGAGCGGGAACCGACTCGTACCAGACGAAGACGGCACAGCAAGCCCGCCTGGTATCTGCCGACCACGGTGGCTGTCGACGCGGTGGGGGCGGCCGTGTCGGTGTACATGGCCTTCCGCCTGGGCGCTGCGCCACACGCCCGGTCATACGCGGTGGTGGTGGCCGTAGCCTGGGTGCTCGTACGGTTCTCGCGTACGAGATATGCGTGGCGCAAGCTGGGTGAGAGCGACAAGACCGACGCGGTCCTGCGGGACTGGCTGATTCTTATCGTGCTGCTCACCGCGGTGAAAGCGACGATCGGCGAGGCTTTTCCCTTGCGTCTCACACTGCTCGGTCTGGTCGCGTGCCTGCCGGCGACTGTGGTCTGCCAAGGTCTGATGTCTCGTCACCTGACGGCTCGACGGCGAGACGGACGAGCAGTCAGCCGGGCTCTGGTGGTTGGCGAGGCCGCCGCTGTCGACGGCCTGGTGAGCTGCCTCGCCCGCCGTACCGACCATGAGTTCGTGGTGGTCGCTGCGTGCCCGATCGGCGAGGCCACCCCCGATCCGGCGGTCCCGGTCGCCGCACGGCTGGACCAGCGGGCTCCGGCGAGGCTGCTGGGTGACGCCAGGCCGGTGCTGTCGGCGGCACGAAGGCTGGACGTCGACATCGTCGTCGTCATCCCCGGTCCTGACATGGTCGGTGATCGCCTCCGGCAGCTGTCCTGGGCCGTGCACGAGGACGGGCGTCCACTGGTCGTCGTGCCCGGTCTGACCGAGGTGGCGCAGCACAGGGTGGAGGTCTCGTCCGTGGCTGGTCTGACGATGCTGAGGGTGGCCCCGCCCGTGCGCCGTGGCGTCGCGCTGTTGCTGAAGGCAGTGATGGACCATGTGGGTGCCGCGCTGCTTCTCGTGCTGCTCGCCCCGGTGTTCGCCGCGTTGGCGATCGCTGTACGGCTGGATTCTCCCGGCCCGATCCTGCACCACCAGATCCGCGTCGGGCAGGGCGGCCGCCACTTCCGCCTGGTGAAGTTCCGCACCATGGTCGCCAACGCGCCCCAGTTGAAGAACCAGCTGGCCGGGACCAATGAGCACGACGGACTGATGTTCAAGATCCGGCATGATCCCCGGATCACGCGCGTGGGCCGGGTGCTGCGCCGTTTCTCAGTGGACGAGCTCCCCCAGCTGTTCAACGTGCTGCAGGGGCAGATGTCCCTGGTCGGTCCGCGTCCGCCGCTGCCCGACGAGGTGGCGAAGTACAACGAGGTGGAGCTGCGCAGGCTGAGCGTCAAGCCGGGGCTGACCGGTCTGTGGCAGGTGAGCGGGCGTTCCGACCTCTCCTGGGACGAGACCGTCGCCCTGGACCTGCGGTACGTCGACAATTGGTCCCCTTCCGTCGACTTCAGCATCCTGTGCCGGACGCTGCGAGCCGTCGTCGAGGGCAGCGGCGCTTACTGA
- a CDS encoding low molecular weight phosphatase family protein gives MTVFHLLFVCTGNMYRSPIAERLLPLHLGPAADGFRIGSAGTMARPGTPMSPDSVTMIEGLGGQASGFATRRLSAELIGSADLVLGLAREHREAAVQLLPTALRRCFTLEEFVRLTRERSVVNGPRAAVAQAAVARGRTSPAAPGADDIEDPDGRPLAELRDCAARIDQALRHVAAALTAGQDLLLSG, from the coding sequence GTGACCGTGTTCCACCTGCTGTTCGTCTGCACCGGCAACATGTACCGTTCGCCGATCGCCGAGCGGCTGCTCCCCTTGCACCTGGGCCCGGCCGCCGACGGCTTCCGGATCGGCAGCGCCGGCACGATGGCGCGGCCGGGGACACCGATGAGCCCGGACAGCGTGACCATGATCGAGGGACTCGGCGGGCAGGCGTCAGGCTTCGCCACCCGTCGGCTGTCGGCCGAGCTGATCGGCTCGGCCGACCTGGTGCTCGGCCTTGCGCGCGAGCATCGCGAGGCCGCGGTACAGCTCCTGCCGACGGCGCTGCGGCGCTGCTTCACGCTGGAGGAGTTCGTGCGTCTCACCAGGGAACGGTCTGTCGTGAACGGTCCTCGGGCCGCGGTCGCCCAGGCGGCCGTGGCCCGAGGCAGGACCTCTCCGGCGGCCCCGGGGGCGGACGACATCGAGGATCCCGACGGCCGTCCCCTGGCGGAGCTGCGCGACTGCGCGGCCCGGATCGACCAGGCGCTGCGGCACGTGGCCGCAGCGCTCACAGCCGGTCAGGACCTGTTGCTGAGCGGCTGA
- a CDS encoding glycosyltransferase family 4 protein, whose translation MKIAVIHSFYTSRQPSGENVAVRDQVRALRAAGHDVELFAAHTDELAENPLYTLRAAARVASGRGHSPLARLRAYAPDVVHVHNLFPNFGRSWVPKWDGPLVATLHNYRPLCAGTNLYRSGAVCTRCPDGERWAGLRHGCYRNSRAATLPLAWAGRNGPTRDPLLARADRLVVLSRLSERTYRQAGLPVERLMLVPNFVDAPQSDEAEPDDTGRWLVAARLTAEKGVLELLRQWPAHESLDVIGDGELLAACRAAAPSSVRFLGSLDRAELRRRMPSWRGLVFPSRCYEGAPCLEVEALAAGLPILAFEGSSVAESVHALGTGLVTRWNEPLAPVLTEAATRFPSLRVHCRRVYTGHFTEQAWTTRITRTYEEATHVAVSRTP comes from the coding sequence ATGAAGATCGCGGTGATTCACAGCTTCTACACCTCTCGACAGCCCAGCGGCGAGAACGTGGCCGTGCGCGACCAGGTGCGAGCGTTGCGTGCGGCCGGCCACGACGTGGAGCTGTTCGCCGCACACACCGATGAGCTGGCCGAGAACCCCCTCTACACACTGCGAGCCGCAGCGCGCGTGGCGTCGGGCAGGGGTCATAGTCCCCTCGCTCGACTGCGCGCCTACGCCCCCGACGTCGTGCACGTCCACAACCTCTTCCCCAACTTCGGCCGTTCCTGGGTACCGAAGTGGGACGGCCCGCTGGTGGCGACCTTGCACAACTACCGCCCGCTCTGTGCCGGGACAAACCTCTACCGCTCAGGCGCAGTGTGCACACGCTGCCCCGACGGCGAGAGGTGGGCGGGCCTGCGGCACGGCTGCTACCGCAATTCCCGGGCCGCCACGCTTCCCTTGGCGTGGGCCGGACGGAACGGCCCGACGCGGGACCCACTGCTGGCCCGCGCGGACCGGCTCGTCGTGCTCTCCCGACTGAGCGAACGGACGTATCGGCAAGCCGGTCTGCCTGTCGAACGCCTGATGCTCGTACCCAACTTCGTCGACGCGCCACAATCTGACGAAGCCGAGCCCGATGACACTGGGCGCTGGCTTGTCGCCGCTCGCCTCACAGCCGAAAAGGGCGTCCTGGAACTGCTGCGGCAGTGGCCGGCACATGAGTCGTTGGACGTCATCGGCGACGGCGAGCTCCTCGCCGCCTGCCGGGCGGCCGCTCCCTCCTCGGTTCGGTTCCTCGGCAGCCTCGACCGGGCCGAATTGCGCCGCCGGATGCCTTCCTGGCGCGGCCTGGTCTTCCCCAGCCGCTGTTACGAAGGTGCGCCTTGTCTGGAGGTCGAGGCACTCGCGGCCGGTCTTCCAATCCTGGCGTTCGAGGGCTCGTCGGTGGCCGAGTCGGTGCACGCGCTCGGGACCGGTCTGGTCACTCGATGGAACGAGCCCTTGGCCCCGGTCCTGACGGAAGCAGCCACGCGCTTCCCGTCGCTTCGCGTCCACTGCCGTCGGGTGTACACCGGCCACTTCACGGAACAGGCGTGGACCACCCGGATCACCAGAACCTACGAAGAGGCCACCCATGTCGCCGTGAGCCGCACCCCGTAA
- a CDS encoding GNAT family N-acetyltransferase codes for MTPATGVRAAATAGFEVHRAPSGLAPLEDGWRDLVAGVPGSSYFVTPDWVLGSWEAMDTGDTAEVAVWTGPGGRVEAVVPVVSVRQRLHPRLPLPVTCWTMLGAGSDAADHGLFPAMPHRHDEVRDYLRERTGRGTLWLPAMDPEAGAGLLPAGTRRIARSTCPRLAIGPGIGVGSRSFRQLMARRRRQLASAGVSFRWVPPQEMTAEVIDTVMRLHQARQQVKGTTTSFGPGRRGFHLRLQERAAPGRGPAALLAERDGSAVGVVYGFLWEKTFAYYNGGWDATYARMSLGTVLLHQTIATVAEAGVETFDFLRGDEEYKYRSFGAQDRHDEQWLRSRSLTALLAGTVLRLHHR; via the coding sequence ATGACCCCGGCCACAGGTGTACGCGCCGCTGCCACCGCCGGCTTCGAGGTCCACCGTGCCCCGAGCGGTCTGGCCCCGCTGGAGGACGGCTGGCGCGACCTGGTCGCGGGCGTCCCGGGCTCCTCGTACTTCGTCACGCCGGACTGGGTGCTCGGCTCGTGGGAGGCCATGGACACGGGCGACACGGCCGAGGTCGCGGTATGGACCGGCCCCGGCGGGCGCGTAGAGGCGGTCGTCCCCGTGGTAAGCGTCCGGCAGCGCTTGCATCCCCGGCTCCCGCTCCCGGTGACCTGCTGGACCATGCTCGGGGCGGGATCCGACGCGGCGGACCACGGGCTCTTCCCCGCCATGCCGCATCGTCACGACGAAGTCCGCGACTATCTCCGCGAGCGCACCGGTCGTGGCACCCTGTGGCTCCCCGCGATGGACCCGGAGGCGGGCGCCGGGCTGCTGCCCGCCGGAACCCGCAGGATCGCCAGGTCGACGTGTCCGCGCCTCGCGATCGGTCCGGGCATCGGCGTCGGTTCCCGAAGCTTCCGGCAGCTCATGGCACGGCGTCGGCGACAGCTCGCCTCCGCCGGCGTCTCCTTCCGCTGGGTGCCCCCGCAGGAGATGACCGCCGAGGTGATCGACACGGTGATGAGGCTCCACCAGGCACGGCAGCAGGTGAAGGGCACCACGACGTCCTTCGGGCCCGGTCGGCGCGGCTTCCACCTGCGGCTCCAGGAGCGCGCCGCTCCCGGGCGCGGGCCCGCCGCCCTGCTGGCCGAGCGCGACGGCAGTGCCGTAGGTGTCGTCTACGGGTTCCTGTGGGAGAAGACGTTCGCCTATTACAACGGCGGCTGGGACGCGACGTACGCGCGGATGAGTCTCGGCACCGTCCTCCTGCACCAGACCATTGCCACGGTGGCCGAGGCAGGTGTCGAGACCTTCGACTTCCTGCGCGGTGACGAGGAATACAAGTACCGGTCGTTCGGCGCGCAGGACCGCCACGACGAACAGTGGCTCAGGTCCCGCAGCCTGACGGCGCTGCTCGCGGGCACGGTCCTGCGACTGCACCATCGGTAA
- a CDS encoding NAD-dependent epimerase/dehydratase family protein has product MSVAVVTGSAGLIGSEAVRHFARLGLDVVGIDNDMRARFFGREASTSWNAERLSADLGSAYAHHDVDIRDRDALASVFRKYGRDIAVVIHTAAQPSHDWAARDPYMDFDINAGGTLNVLQNVREHCIDAPLIHCSTNKVYGDHPNSLPMVEEETRWEIAPGHRYAAGITEDMSIDTCLHSVFGASKVAADIMVQEYGRYFGLRTACFRGGTLTGPGHSATELHGFLAYVMRCAMERRTYKLIGYKGKQVRDAIHSHDVVSAFEAFFRNPRSGEVYNLGGGRHSNASNLEAIALAEKISGNEMHVEHVDTPRTGDHIWWISSNARFEEHYPEWQLTYDVPLILNEIYEANADRWLPAR; this is encoded by the coding sequence ATGAGTGTCGCAGTGGTGACCGGTTCGGCCGGTCTGATCGGGTCGGAAGCCGTGCGGCACTTCGCGCGCCTCGGACTCGACGTCGTCGGCATCGACAACGACATGCGCGCGCGATTCTTCGGAAGGGAGGCATCGACCTCGTGGAATGCAGAACGGCTGTCCGCCGACCTCGGCAGCGCCTACGCGCACCACGACGTCGACATCCGCGACCGCGACGCACTGGCGTCCGTGTTCCGGAAGTACGGCCGGGACATCGCCGTCGTCATCCACACCGCGGCACAGCCGTCCCACGACTGGGCGGCACGCGATCCGTACATGGACTTCGACATCAACGCCGGAGGAACGCTCAACGTCCTGCAGAACGTCCGCGAGCACTGCATCGACGCCCCGCTGATCCACTGCTCCACCAACAAGGTCTACGGCGACCACCCCAACTCCCTGCCGATGGTGGAGGAGGAGACACGCTGGGAGATCGCCCCCGGTCACCGCTACGCCGCCGGCATCACCGAGGACATGTCCATCGACACCTGCCTGCACTCGGTGTTCGGCGCCTCGAAAGTGGCTGCGGACATCATGGTCCAGGAGTACGGCCGCTACTTCGGGCTCAGGACGGCATGCTTCCGCGGCGGCACGCTCACCGGCCCCGGCCACTCGGCCACGGAACTGCACGGCTTCCTCGCGTACGTGATGCGCTGCGCCATGGAACGGCGCACGTACAAACTCATCGGGTACAAGGGGAAGCAGGTGCGGGACGCCATCCACAGTCATGACGTGGTCAGCGCGTTCGAGGCGTTCTTCCGCAACCCCCGCAGCGGCGAGGTGTACAACCTGGGCGGCGGCCGGCACTCCAACGCCTCCAATCTCGAAGCGATCGCACTGGCCGAGAAGATCTCGGGCAACGAGATGCACGTCGAGCATGTCGACACGCCCCGAACCGGCGACCACATCTGGTGGATCAGTTCCAACGCGCGCTTCGAGGAGCACTACCCGGAGTGGCAGTTGACGTACGACGTGCCCCTGATCCTGAACGAGATCTACGAAGCCAACGCGGACAGGTGGCTCCCAGCCCGGTGA
- a CDS encoding UDP-glucose dehydrogenase family protein: MRLTVIGTGYLGAVHAACMADIGHEVLGVDIDAEKIAALSEARVPFFEPGLQEVLGKAVGSGRLHFTTSLEEAAEFGDVHFICVSTPQCRDSPAADLRAVDAVIDGLAPQLRRRCLIVGKSTVPAGTTARLAMRVREQAPEGTDVEVAWNPEFLREGFAVQDTLRPDRLVAGVLSQRADRILREVYAPLVRAGVPYISTDPATAELVKVAANSFLATKISFINAMAEVCDATGADVMSLSEALGYDPRIGRRFLSAGLGFGGGCLPKDIRAFTARADELGVGSAVSFLREIDEINARQRRRTVDIARDMLGGTLAARRIAVLGATFKPDTDDVRDSPALAVAAAIHREGAEVAVHDPEGMDNARAVLPKLDYVPDVDKACLGADLVLHLTEWSDYRRIDPGALAVVTPARKILDARNALDASLWRSAGWTLRALGRPAQPVLPSQQTVADHAFTVDSAELS, translated from the coding sequence ATGCGACTGACTGTCATCGGAACGGGATACCTTGGCGCCGTGCATGCCGCATGCATGGCCGACATCGGGCACGAGGTACTCGGCGTCGACATCGACGCCGAGAAGATCGCGGCCCTCAGTGAGGCAAGGGTTCCCTTCTTCGAGCCAGGTCTGCAGGAAGTACTCGGCAAGGCCGTCGGGTCGGGGAGGCTGCATTTCACCACGTCCCTCGAAGAGGCGGCCGAATTCGGCGATGTGCACTTCATCTGTGTGAGCACTCCGCAGTGCCGGGACTCGCCTGCCGCCGACCTGCGGGCGGTCGACGCGGTCATCGACGGGCTGGCACCCCAGCTACGACGCCGCTGCCTGATCGTGGGCAAGTCCACCGTGCCCGCGGGAACGACGGCCCGGCTCGCCATGCGCGTCCGGGAGCAGGCCCCGGAGGGCACGGACGTCGAGGTCGCCTGGAATCCGGAGTTCCTCCGGGAGGGCTTCGCCGTCCAGGACACGCTCCGCCCGGACCGGCTGGTGGCCGGCGTCCTGTCGCAGCGGGCTGACCGGATCCTGCGCGAGGTGTACGCACCCCTGGTGCGGGCCGGCGTGCCCTACATCAGCACGGACCCGGCGACGGCCGAGCTGGTGAAGGTCGCGGCGAACTCGTTCCTGGCCACGAAGATCTCGTTCATCAACGCGATGGCCGAGGTCTGTGACGCCACAGGCGCCGATGTGATGTCACTGTCCGAGGCGCTCGGTTACGACCCTCGCATCGGCCGCCGCTTCCTCTCCGCGGGCCTCGGCTTCGGCGGCGGCTGCCTGCCCAAGGACATCCGGGCGTTCACGGCTCGCGCCGACGAACTGGGCGTCGGCAGCGCAGTGTCGTTTCTTCGCGAGATCGACGAGATCAACGCACGGCAGCGACGGCGTACGGTCGACATCGCCCGGGACATGCTGGGCGGAACACTGGCCGCCCGACGCATCGCCGTCCTCGGCGCCACGTTCAAGCCCGACACGGACGATGTCCGCGACTCACCCGCGCTGGCCGTGGCGGCCGCGATTCACCGCGAGGGTGCGGAGGTAGCAGTCCACGACCCGGAGGGAATGGACAACGCCCGGGCCGTTCTGCCGAAGCTCGACTACGTCCCTGACGTGGACAAGGCATGCCTGGGCGCCGATCTCGTGCTGCATCTGACCGAGTGGAGTGACTACCGCCGGATCGACCCGGGTGCGCTCGCCGTCGTCACACCCGCACGGAAGATCCTCGACGCGCGCAACGCCCTCGACGCGTCGCTGTGGCGGTCTGCCGGATGGACCCTGCGGGCGCTCGGCCGACCGGCACAGCCCGTCCTGCCGAGCCAGCAGACCGTGGCCGACCACGCGTTCACTGTGGACTCCGCCGAGCTGAGCTGA
- a CDS encoding class I SAM-dependent methyltransferase codes for MKHNALTRRIAASPLAPLAGFPLRLANVVQHNARIARLSASWLVRSREHVHYTYDLEPLNMEHLAWFVATATGTRVATVRGYLKELQEDAELRRVMAEGLARSSRSASTDKVVRYGRRIGWYAFVRALRPEFVVETGTNRGLGSAVIAAALLRNGRGRLATADIDDRSGELILPPYDKVVEHVVGDSLEFLAGPVARQQPIDLFFVDTGHTPEHERAELLAGAPLLAPHAVVVATKTYCWPELSRWAEEQQREFLHFSEKPLDHWYRGVGIGASFPSLVRA; via the coding sequence ATGAAGCACAATGCGCTGACCCGACGAATTGCCGCCAGTCCGCTGGCGCCCCTCGCCGGCTTCCCGCTCCGGCTCGCGAACGTGGTTCAGCACAATGCCCGCATCGCCAGACTGTCCGCTTCCTGGCTGGTGCGTTCCCGTGAGCACGTTCACTACACCTACGACCTCGAACCTCTCAACATGGAGCACCTGGCCTGGTTCGTCGCAACGGCGACGGGCACCAGGGTGGCCACCGTACGGGGCTACCTGAAGGAGCTGCAGGAGGACGCCGAGCTGCGCCGCGTCATGGCTGAGGGCCTGGCCCGCAGCAGCCGGAGCGCCAGCACCGACAAGGTCGTCCGCTACGGTCGGCGGATCGGCTGGTACGCCTTCGTCCGGGCGCTCCGCCCCGAGTTCGTGGTGGAGACCGGCACCAACCGGGGGCTGGGCAGTGCGGTGATCGCCGCCGCTCTCCTGCGCAACGGCCGGGGCCGGCTCGCCACCGCCGACATCGACGACCGCTCGGGCGAGTTGATCCTGCCGCCCTACGACAAGGTCGTCGAGCATGTGGTCGGTGACTCGCTCGAATTCCTCGCCGGCCCGGTGGCCAGGCAGCAGCCGATCGATCTCTTCTTCGTGGACACCGGCCACACCCCGGAACACGAGCGCGCGGAACTCCTCGCAGGGGCTCCGCTGCTGGCTCCGCACGCGGTGGTGGTGGCGACGAAGACTTACTGCTGGCCGGAGCTGTCTCGCTGGGCCGAGGAGCAGCAGCGGGAGTTCCTTCACTTCAGCGAGAAGCCGCTCGACCACTGGTACCGGGGCGTCGGCATCGGCGCGTCGTTCCCCTCCCTGGTCCGGGCGTGA
- a CDS encoding UDP-glucuronic acid decarboxylase family protein produces the protein MRIVVSGGAGFLGSHLCEALLRRGDAVVCLDNFSTGRPENVAHLRKFPAFEILRADMSVAVDVHGPVDAVAHLASPASPPDYLRMPLQTLAAGSRGTENALELARRNNARFVLASTSEVYGDPAVHPQDEEYWGNVNPVGPRSVYDEAKRYAEAVTLAYRRSLGIDVGIVRIFNTYGPHMRPRDGRVVSSFITQALSGEPLTVYGDGKQTRSLCYVSDLVRGLVAMLGSSETGPVNLGNPEEWTVADLAELVLDITGSHSEIQHHPLPTDDPVRRCPVITRAQERLGWHPEVPVADGMRRTVEWFRNRLRDDVAEAVSGTGYPNRH, from the coding sequence ATGCGCATTGTCGTGAGTGGTGGTGCCGGGTTTCTGGGGTCACACCTGTGTGAAGCATTGCTGCGCCGCGGTGATGCCGTTGTCTGCCTGGACAACTTCAGCACCGGTCGGCCGGAGAACGTCGCACACTTGCGGAAATTCCCCGCCTTCGAAATCCTCCGAGCCGACATGAGCGTCGCCGTGGACGTCCACGGACCGGTCGACGCCGTCGCCCATCTCGCAAGCCCCGCATCACCGCCGGACTATCTGCGGATGCCCCTCCAGACCCTCGCCGCCGGAAGCCGGGGCACCGAGAACGCCCTCGAACTGGCCCGGCGCAACAACGCCCGATTCGTGCTCGCCTCGACGAGTGAGGTCTACGGCGATCCGGCGGTCCACCCTCAGGACGAGGAGTACTGGGGCAACGTCAATCCGGTGGGACCGCGCAGCGTGTACGACGAGGCGAAGCGGTACGCGGAAGCCGTCACTCTGGCCTACCGGCGCTCCCTGGGTATCGACGTGGGGATCGTCCGGATCTTCAACACCTACGGTCCGCACATGCGCCCGCGCGACGGCAGGGTCGTTTCCAGCTTCATCACTCAGGCCCTCAGCGGTGAGCCGTTGACCGTCTACGGCGACGGAAAGCAGACGCGCAGCCTGTGTTACGTGAGCGATCTGGTCCGCGGTCTGGTCGCGATGCTGGGGTCGTCCGAGACCGGGCCGGTCAATCTCGGGAACCCGGAGGAGTGGACCGTGGCGGACCTCGCCGAGCTCGTCCTCGACATCACAGGTTCGCATTCAGAGATCCAGCACCACCCGCTCCCCACGGACGACCCCGTCCGCCGCTGCCCGGTCATCACCCGTGCTCAAGAACGGCTTGGCTGGCACCCGGAAGTACCGGTCGCGGACGGTATGCGCCGGACCGTGGAGTGGTTCAGGAACCGGCTGCGCGACGACGTCGCCGAAGCCGTCTCCGGCACGGGATATCCGAACCGCCACTGA